The following proteins are co-located in the Candidatus Zymogenus saltonus genome:
- a CDS encoding glycosyltransferase family 2 protein has product MTLDVPKVSVVIPTIGRGELLIGTVSRLLSSGCGDCEIIVVDQTPDPDDSVIEFVEANRDKIIYVKIDEPGLTNARNVGIKRARGDVVVFLDDDVVPDNRLVSAHVAAYEGEGVDNVGGVAGRILPPGEPPSEVEKNPERIAKIRLFGLLIRENFDSDVPTIAHHARGCNMSFLKKALVEAGGFDVGFGGTAHLEDADMSLRIRRLGYGMLFCPHASLVHLLEPVGGCRPKDTRDWFFWYGHNLCRFYRKNFPAYVFPLQCLHFVLRLPIQAVKRGNLKIILWGISGFTKSLFEEI; this is encoded by the coding sequence ATGACTTTAGATGTTCCAAAAGTTTCGGTGGTGATCCCGACTATCGGTAGGGGAGAGCTTCTGATCGGCACCGTAAGCCGTCTCCTATCGAGCGGCTGCGGCGACTGCGAGATTATAGTGGTCGACCAGACCCCCGATCCGGACGACTCCGTAATCGAGTTTGTCGAGGCGAATCGGGACAAAATCATCTACGTCAAGATCGACGAGCCGGGGCTTACAAACGCCAGAAACGTTGGGATAAAGAGGGCGAGGGGGGATGTCGTGGTCTTTTTGGACGACGATGTAGTCCCGGACAACCGGCTTGTCTCCGCCCATGTGGCGGCCTACGAAGGCGAGGGCGTGGATAACGTGGGGGGGGTCGCAGGAAGGATTCTGCCGCCGGGGGAGCCGCCATCCGAAGTGGAGAAAAACCCGGAGAGGATCGCGAAGATCAGACTCTTCGGCCTTTTGATCCGCGAGAACTTCGATTCCGACGTCCCAACGATCGCCCATCACGCCAGGGGGTGCAACATGTCGTTTCTTAAGAAAGCCCTTGTAGAGGCGGGGGGATTTGACGTGGGCTTCGGGGGGACGGCCCACCTGGAGGACGCGGATATGTCCTTGAGGATTCGGAGGCTGGGGTACGGGATGCTGTTTTGCCCTCATGCCTCCCTGGTCCACCTGCTGGAGCCTGTGGGAGGGTGCAGGCCCAAGGACACGAGGGATTGGTTCTTCTGGTACGGGCACAACCTGTGCCGCTTCTACAGGAAGAACTTTCCGGCGTATGTCTTTCCCCTTCAATGCCTCCACTTCGTTTTGAGGCTTCCCATCCAGGCGGTGAAGAGGGGAAACTTGAAGATAATTTTGTGGGGGATCTCCGGCTTTACGAAGTCCCTTTTCGAGGAAATTTGA
- a CDS encoding class I SAM-dependent methyltransferase has translation MISRIFLRFRGDVGKDISSGPLSDRIRECAAGLARGKSCDVALEVGVGEGLLAKSVIDGGSVRTLVGVDVLKQQLIEAGLRIRGDNPSKDGGIFSGRLKVVVARGETLPFKEGAFNLAITVNTLHNQPSWDEASVILGAVCNVVRFGGSVIFDIRNRRDPLIYTAYRFSTIIDPSTRRLPVNAYSISRVKGRLTELGFDVVKKVPIRYRFWPIPSGFLIEAVRIKK, from the coding sequence TTGATTTCAAGGATATTTCTGAGGTTTCGGGGGGACGTGGGAAAAGACATCTCCAGCGGCCCCCTCTCCGATAGGATAAGGGAGTGCGCGGCAGGGCTCGCCCGCGGGAAATCGTGCGACGTCGCCTTAGAGGTCGGGGTGGGGGAGGGGCTTCTGGCAAAGTCGGTAATCGACGGGGGTTCCGTAAGGACGCTGGTCGGGGTGGATGTCCTCAAGCAGCAGCTTATCGAGGCGGGATTGAGGATAAGGGGCGACAATCCCTCAAAAGACGGCGGGATTTTTTCCGGGAGGCTCAAGGTTGTAGTGGCGAGGGGGGAGACGCTGCCATTCAAAGAAGGGGCCTTCAACCTTGCGATTACCGTAAACACCCTCCACAACCAGCCGTCCTGGGACGAGGCCTCTGTCATTTTGGGGGCGGTCTGCAATGTTGTCCGTTTTGGGGGTAGCGTCATCTTTGATATAAGGAATCGCAGGGACCCGTTGATCTATACGGCCTACAGGTTTTCCACGATCATCGATCCCTCGACAAGAAGGCTCCCCGTAAACGCATATTCCATATCCAGGGTCAAGGGGAGGCTTACGGAGCTCGGATTTGACGTGGTAAAGAAGGTCCCGATTAGGTACAGGTTCTGGCCGATTCCGAGCGGTTTTTTGATAGAGGCGGTTAGGATCAAGAAATGA
- a CDS encoding DegT/DnrJ/EryC1/StrS family aminotransferase, translating into MRRAPTNSFYNSQGGLLRSALSLGGEKDISAFEEAFADYIGVRRAFLVGSGTSALYIILKALKNLYRGSEVVLPAYTVPTLTLAIERAGLKTRLSDIDIKTFNLDPKRLGDVTSGDTLSVVPVHMFGFPMDLSEIKRQAEREGFCVIEDCAQAPGAELFGKRVGGGSGVGFFSMCKGKIISTFRGGVITASDPDIAREIGREIESLPTPGVLFNPMLFVTLFLMHYATNPAIYGPLFRLIEPFKSTVVHEHFEPTLATSFVARLGKIQIEAIGGQIERRVENGKALYSALKGIEGITLPAIVDGASPAYNHLPVMIEEKDKIDHIARLLFKRGIDTARMYGRPIHKIYDLGYSASHDPFPEATRLSERLLVLPVHPGVTGRDLEIVIKTFREIFV; encoded by the coding sequence ATGAGAAGAGCGCCCACAAACTCCTTTTACAACAGCCAGGGGGGACTCCTGCGCTCTGCGCTCTCTCTTGGAGGGGAAAAAGACATTTCCGCCTTCGAGGAGGCCTTCGCCGATTACATCGGGGTGAGGCGGGCCTTTTTGGTGGGTTCGGGAACCTCCGCCCTCTATATCATCTTAAAGGCGTTGAAAAACCTCTATCGAGGAAGCGAGGTCGTCCTCCCCGCCTATACCGTTCCCACGCTGACGTTGGCGATAGAGAGGGCCGGATTGAAGACGAGGCTTTCCGATATTGACATAAAGACCTTCAACCTTGACCCGAAGCGCCTTGGTGATGTAACATCTGGCGACACCCTTTCCGTGGTGCCCGTACATATGTTCGGATTTCCGATGGATCTCTCGGAAATAAAAAGGCAGGCCGAGAGGGAGGGATTTTGCGTGATCGAGGACTGCGCCCAGGCACCAGGGGCCGAGCTGTTCGGGAAGAGGGTTGGCGGGGGGAGCGGCGTTGGATTCTTTTCCATGTGCAAGGGTAAGATCATCTCGACCTTCAGGGGAGGCGTCATAACGGCGAGCGATCCTGATATCGCACGGGAAATCGGGAGGGAGATCGAATCCCTGCCGACACCGGGCGTCTTATTCAACCCGATGCTCTTTGTCACGCTCTTTCTAATGCACTACGCCACGAATCCCGCGATATACGGCCCTCTCTTCAGGCTGATAGAGCCCTTCAAGTCCACTGTGGTGCACGAGCACTTCGAGCCGACTCTTGCGACATCCTTTGTTGCGAGGCTTGGGAAAATCCAGATCGAGGCGATCGGCGGCCAAATAGAGCGGAGGGTCGAAAACGGAAAAGCCCTTTACAGCGCCTTGAAAGGGATCGAGGGGATAACGCTTCCCGCGATCGTTGACGGGGCATCCCCAGCCTACAATCACCTCCCGGTGATGATAGAGGAAAAAGATAAGATTGACCACATAGCCCGGCTCCTCTTCAAAAGGGGGATAGATACCGCCCGGATGTACGGGCGGCCGATTCATAAAATATACGACCTCGGGTATTCCGCTTCCCACGATCCCTTCCCCGAAGCGACGAGGCTATCCGAGCGCCTTCTTGTGCTGCCGGTTCATCCGGGGGTGACGGGGAGGGATTTGGAAATCGTAATAAAAACCTTCAGGGAGATATTTGTTTAA
- a CDS encoding radical SAM protein has translation MIPIRNIGRALKKAKEFPGYALKALIQRSRSGLSYFLFRGRSAPPETVSLLLTYRCNLRCKMCGQWGETGSSKFYTPEVLREELDVKEVGVLVDHLKRAYAFPPAITLFGGEPLLYSGIIEVIERIKKNGMRLNIITNATLLKKYAKDLVRAKLDEIIFSLDGPPDVHDMVRGRKGVFDDAKEGFLILDEEKRRLKTTRPVVNVNSTIFDFNYLAIPETVKSARSLGAREVTFHHLIFIDGGRLKSHNMEMREQYGCESHDWAGFVLGRLPAIDTKLLREKLNEAKSMGATVYPNLTDDEIEVYYTNFTFSPRSYSGRCKSPWMVAYIFPDGTVRPCLSLGVKIGNIRERPFAEIWNDHLYRRFRRRVKERGRFDVCDRCTELYRF, from the coding sequence ATGATCCCGATAAGAAACATCGGAAGGGCGCTCAAAAAGGCTAAGGAATTTCCGGGATATGCCCTGAAGGCCCTCATTCAAAGGTCCCGCTCCGGCCTCAGCTACTTCCTCTTTCGGGGAAGGAGCGCCCCGCCGGAGACTGTCTCCCTTCTCTTGACCTACAGGTGCAACCTCCGCTGCAAGATGTGCGGCCAGTGGGGAGAGACCGGCTCATCGAAGTTTTATACGCCAGAGGTCTTGAGGGAGGAGCTTGACGTTAAAGAGGTGGGCGTGCTCGTCGATCATCTCAAGCGGGCATACGCATTTCCTCCGGCGATCACTCTTTTCGGCGGGGAGCCGCTTCTCTACAGTGGGATTATCGAGGTCATCGAGCGGATAAAGAAAAACGGGATGCGGTTGAACATCATCACTAATGCGACGCTCCTTAAAAAATACGCAAAAGACCTCGTGCGCGCAAAACTGGACGAGATCATTTTTTCCCTTGACGGCCCCCCCGATGTGCACGACATGGTTAGGGGGAGGAAGGGGGTCTTCGATGACGCGAAGGAGGGATTTTTGATCCTGGACGAGGAGAAGAGGCGCCTCAAGACGACACGTCCCGTGGTCAACGTAAACAGCACGATCTTCGACTTCAACTACCTCGCAATCCCAGAGACCGTTAAGAGTGCCCGCTCCCTCGGGGCGAGGGAGGTGACCTTTCACCACCTCATATTTATAGACGGCGGAAGGCTCAAAAGCCACAACATGGAGATGAGGGAGCAGTACGGCTGCGAGAGTCACGACTGGGCGGGCTTCGTACTGGGCAGGCTTCCGGCCATAGACACGAAACTGCTCAGGGAAAAGCTAAATGAGGCTAAGTCGATGGGGGCGACGGTCTACCCGAACCTGACCGACGACGAGATCGAGGTCTACTACACGAACTTCACCTTCTCCCCGAGGAGCTACTCGGGGAGGTGCAAGAGCCCGTGGATGGTGGCCTACATCTTCCCGGACGGCACCGTGCGGCCGTGTCTCTCCCTGGGGGTTAAGATCGGAAACATCAGGGAGCGCCCCTTCGCCGAGATCTGGAACGACCACCTCTACAGGCGCTTCAGGAGACGCGTAAAGGAGAGGGGGCGGTTTGACGTGTGCGATCGATGCACGGAGCTGTATCGATTTTAG
- a CDS encoding glycosyltransferase family 4 protein yields the protein MGGIVNENGGRIKVLHVITRMEEGGAPRALLSLLDGIDGREFDQSLAAAAGPMGSDLLGCGRALGIDVCEIRTFTREVSPVKDVLSLLSLVALMRKNRYDIIHTHTSKAGFLGRLAGRLAGHRRVIYSPHGNIFTGYFPRWEAEFYTLMERIAAGWCQRIVTLSDAGRREFLERGIGTEDRYRTIYNGIDLEAFGSAADRRGVRNELGFGDKDLVIVCVGRMVPIKGYDTVVKASQKIISGMAPRAVRFLMVGEGPLKVELTEKARALEVGGNFTFPGFRDDVSRLLSASDLMVMPSLNEGLGMSIVEAMALSLPVVASRVGGIVEVVEDGVTGMLVPPSSPVDLAKACVGILRDKERAERMGRAGRVRAESLFDIKSMVKNTEALYRELMEEG from the coding sequence ATGGGGGGAATAGTCAATGAGAACGGGGGAAGGATAAAGGTTCTTCACGTAATCACGCGTATGGAGGAGGGGGGCGCGCCGAGGGCGCTACTCTCGCTCCTTGACGGGATTGACGGCCGGGAGTTCGATCAGTCCCTTGCGGCGGCGGCGGGCCCTATGGGAAGCGACCTGCTGGGCTGCGGGAGGGCCCTCGGGATCGACGTTTGCGAAATCAGGACGTTTACGAGGGAGGTAAGCCCGGTCAAGGACGTCCTGAGTCTCCTCTCGCTGGTTGCTTTGATGAGGAAAAACAGGTATGATATTATACATACGCATACATCGAAGGCGGGCTTCTTGGGGAGGCTGGCGGGGAGGCTTGCCGGCCACCGGAGGGTGATATACTCCCCCCACGGGAACATCTTTACCGGCTACTTCCCCCGGTGGGAGGCCGAGTTCTACACGTTGATGGAGAGGATTGCGGCCGGATGGTGTCAGAGGATCGTTACCCTCTCGGATGCGGGGAGGCGCGAGTTTCTCGAGAGAGGCATAGGCACCGAAGACAGATACAGGACGATATATAACGGCATCGACTTGGAGGCCTTTGGGAGCGCGGCGGACCGAAGGGGGGTTCGCAATGAGCTCGGATTTGGGGATAAAGACCTTGTAATTGTCTGCGTGGGGAGGATGGTGCCGATCAAGGGTTACGACACCGTCGTCAAGGCGTCCCAAAAGATCATCTCCGGCATGGCCCCGAGGGCGGTTCGCTTCCTGATGGTGGGGGAGGGGCCGCTGAAGGTGGAGTTAACGGAAAAGGCAAGGGCGCTGGAAGTCGGGGGAAATTTTACGTTTCCGGGCTTTCGCGACGACGTTTCCCGGCTCCTCTCCGCCAGCGACCTTATGGTAATGCCATCGCTCAACGAGGGGCTGGGGATGAGCATAGTGGAGGCGATGGCCCTCTCTCTTCCGGTGGTGGCTTCCCGCGTGGGGGGGATAGTGGAAGTGGTCGAAGACGGCGTTACCGGGATGCTCGTCCCCCCATCGAGCCCCGTTGATCTGGCCAAGGCCTGTGTCGGTATCCTCCGGGATAAGGAGAGGGCGGAAAGGATGGGAAGAGCCGGGAGGGTCAGGGCGGAGTCGCTCTTCGACATCAAGAGCATGGTCAAGAACACCGAGGCCCTCTACAGGGAGTTGATGGAGGAAGGATAA